The Vibrio bathopelagicus genomic sequence ATGATGATGACGCAAACAGAGGCCTTGACCGCCTTAATACGCTCCCCTCTAGAAGACAATTCACTGTGTCGTTACAGCGAGTTTATTAGAGATAACGTGTTCAGTGTGTTGAACAACACTTTCCCGTTGTTTTGTCAGCAAGTCGACCAAGACCAATTATTGATGTTGGTTGATGAGTTCGTCGTTGTGCATTACGCATCAGAGCCGGAGTTTCATCATATTGCGACCGAGTTTGTGAGTTTCATTCAACGTCGAACTCAGCCAATAGACAACTCTAGTTTAATTGCGGGTTACGAGCTTACTTCCGATCAATTAGCGGTATTGGAATACGAATGGTGCGCGTTCGGCGTTGAAATCGACTCAACAAAACAAGCGTCGCGTTTGGGTCGGGCTGATGAGCTTCTCGGGGAGGAAGAGCATCAGAAATTGCGCGTATTACTGAATGAGACAATGAAACTCGTGCAGGTGCCTTTCCTTGTCCATGGTGAGTCACTGACGTTTTTAACACAAAGGCGTCACCCCGTTTATTACGCGATTTACCGAGATTCAGGCCAACGCGTTAACACATTAAAACTAAGAGAAATAGATGTGGCGATCATTCAAATGATTCAGCTACAACCAAATCAAACTCTCGCCAATATTAAAGAAAAGATAGCTCAACAGTTGGCAAGATTTGAGTTTATTAATTGGGTTGAACATTTCACAGCAGTTGAATTGCTTTGTGTTCACTCTTTAGGAGAAAAATAATGATTAAGTCAGCACTCAATTGGTTCGATTCAATCTTCGAAAAATGTAAAAAATTCGATTACCTAGTCCTTCTTTCCGTTCGTTTGTATCTGATTCCAGTGATTTTCGTCGGTGCCCGCTCAAAAGTCTTGGGGTTCGCAGGCACGGTTGCTTGGTTTGGTGCGTCAACTGCAGATGGTGGACTTAACCTTCCCTTCCCTGAGTTATTGGCGTTTCTTGCAGCCGCAACGGAAGTACTAGGGTGTATTTGTATCGCATTAGGTCTTTTCACTCGTGTGATTTCTATTCCTATGATTTTCATGATGAGTGTTGCAAGTGCGATGGTTCACTGGAAACACGGTTGGGACGCTATTGCTACTGGTGGCATGGAATCAACCATTCGTTTAAATGGTTTTATCGAGTGGTTGTCCGTTAACTTCCCAGGCCGCTATAACTACATTACCGAACTGGGTGACCCGGTAATGCTGAATAACGGCATGGAATTCGCCGGAACTTACTTTGTCATGCTACTTGTACTGTTGGTTTACGGCGGTGGTCGCTACGTGAGCGTGGATTACTGGCTACGTAAACGCTTTGCAAACAAACAAACTAAAGCTCTTCGCTGGTAACTGATTTCTTCAAGCTTAATTTAAATATCAACACCTCAATTCAAAGGCGATAAACGCATTTTGAGTTGAGTAAATCACTTCTAATTAGTTATCTCTAATTACCATCTTATAATCTCTAATCTCACCCGTCACATTGGTGGCGGGAAGGAGTTTCTATGCTTACAGATGTCGTCGATCTGTCGCGGTTTCAATTCGCAAGTACCGCTCTCTATCATTTTATATTTGTTCCCCTAACCATTGGTCTCTCGGTTTTACTCGCCGTGATGGAATCATTGTATGTAATGACCAACAAAACTATCTACAAGGACATGACCAAGTTTTGGGGTAAATTATTCGGTATCAACTTCGCCATCGGTGTTGCTACTGGTTTAACGATGGAATTCCAGTTTGGTACTAACTGGGCTTATTACTCCCATTATGTGGGCGACATATTTGGCGCCCCACTCGCTATTGAAGCGCTTGTTGCGTTTTTCTTAGAGTCGACCCTCGTCGGGATGTTCTTCTTTGGTTGGGACAAGCTTTCAAAGCGTCAACACTTGTCTGTAACGTGGTTGACGGCCTTAGGTTCAAATTTCTCCGGTTTATGGATCTTAATGGCCAATGGCTGGATGCAAAACCCGGTTGGCGCAGAGTTTAATTTCCAAACCATGCGTATGGAGATGACTGATTTTATCGAAGTTATCTTTAACCCTGTAACCCAAGTGAAGTTCGTTCATACGGTTGCGGCTGGTTACACAACGGGTGCGTTATTTATCATGGGGATCAGCGCCTACTACATGCTGAAAGGACGAGACTTACCATTTGCTCGTCGTTCATTTGCAGTAGCGAGTGCATTTGGCATGGCTGCCATCGTCTCTACCGTGATGCTTGGCGATGAATCTGGTTATGAACTTGGTGATGTGCAACAAGTGAAATTGGCTGCTATCGAAGCAGAATGGCACACAGAGGAAGCTCCAGCTTCATTCACGTTGTTTGGTTTCCCTAATCAAGAAACAATGGAGACGGACTACGCAATTAAGATCCCATATGTGATGGGTATTATCGCAACGCGTTCCCTGGATACGCCAGTCATCGGTATTCATGATCTACTAGCAAAAAATGAAGAGCGTGTTCGAAACGGTATCTTAGCGTATGGATTGTTAGAGAAACTCCGTTCTGGTGACAAGTCCCAGCAAAATATCGATGAGTTTGAAACGGTTAAGCACGATTTGGGCTATGGACTGTTAGTTAAGAAATACAGTGACACCGTTGTAGACGCGACAGAGCAACAGATCAAACAGGCGGCTAAAGATACTATCCCAACGGTTGCCCCATTGTTCTGGAGCTTCCGCCTTATGGTCGTGTGCGGCGTATTGATATTCGCAATAATCGGTCTTTCTTTTGTCCAAATTTGCCGTCGTAAAATTGGTACCAGTCGCTGGTTACTGAAAGCGACAGTATGTGCGATCCCACTGCCTTGGATTGCATGTGAAGCGGGTTGGTTTGTGGCTGAGTATGGTCGTCAACCCTGGGCTATCGGCGAAATCCTTCCAGTAAACATGGCGGCTTCTAACCTACCCGCTTCGAGTTTGTGGATCTCTATCGGGTTAGTTTACGTGCTTTATACGTTCTTCCTGATTGTCGAAATGTTCTTGATGGTTAAATTCGCAAAACTGGGACCAAGCGCTTTGAAAACGGGTCGTTACCATCATGAACAATCAAACAACGAACTAGCTTCTTCAGAAACTAAAAATAGACAGAATCAACTAGATAAATCTATTGATCTTCATTAAGGAATTCAGATGTTTGATTATGAAAATCTTCGCCTGTTCACGTGGGCTATTATTGGGGTGTTGTTGATCGGTTTTATTATTACCGACGGCTTCGACATGGGTGTTGCAGCGTTACTGCCAGTGTTAGGAAAATCCGAAGTAGATCGCCGAGTCATGATTAACTCGATTGCGCCTCACTGGGATGGAAACCAGGTATGGTTGGTGACAGCCGGTGGTGCAATTCTAGCAATATGGCCAGCCGTTTATGCGGCAGCGTTTTCCGGGTTTTATTTAGCAATGATATTGGTTCTAGCGACATTATGGTTAAGACCGCTAGGTATGGAGTATCGAGCTAAAATAGATAATCCAAAATGGAAAAAGGCTTGTGATACCGCATTAATCGTAAGCGGCTCTATTCCACCGGTTATCTTTGGTGTTGGCTTCGGTAACTTGTTAATTGGTGTTCCGTTCGAATTTAACGAACTGTTAATGATGACATACCACGGTGGTTTCTGGGATCTATTAACCCCCTTCCCAATACTCTGTGGTTTGGTGAGCTTAGCAATGGTCATCACGCAAGGTGCTGCGTTCTTACAAATGAAAACGACGGGTGATCTAAAGTTACGAGCACAAAGAGTTATCGTATGTATGGCATTTGTGAGCGCTGGACTATTTGCGGCTGGCGGCTTATTTGCTTACACATTACCGGGCTATCTCATTACAAGCCCTATCGTAACTGATGCCGTTTCTAACCCATTGCTGAAGCATGTCGTAAAATTTGATGACTTGCTGCTACATAACTACGAAACCCACCCGTTACTATGGGTTATTCCTGCCCTTGGTGTCATCGGAATGCTGGGTTGTGTATTGATGACACGACTTAATCGTGCAGGGTTCGCCTTCGTATCTTCAAGCTTATCGCTGGCGTGTATTGTCCTGACTGCAGGCGTTGCTTTGTTCCCGATGATCATGCCGTCTAGCTTGATCCCTTCACACAGTTTAACGCTGTGGGATGGAACATCGAGCCAATTAACACTGAGTATTATCTCTGTTGTCGCAGTTATCGTAGTGCCAATTATTTTAGGTTACACAACATGGTGTTACTACAAAATGTTCGGCCGAATAGACAGTCAATACATTCACGATAACAGCTCGTCTCTGTATTAATTAAAGATGAAATAGGAGGATAACCTATGTGGTATTTATGTTGGGTGTTAGGCGTATTGCTAGCAAGTGCGTTTGGAATTATTAATGCGCTTTGGCTAGAACACACTGATTTTCTCGATCCAAAAGACTAGCACTGACCTGCGATGACTTTTAATGCTCCATTTGAGCCATCGCAGGATTCACAATTTAAAAGCCTTCACTAAACGTTGTGAGGGCTTTTTATTTATCTAATCGTAACTAAGAAATACTGGTTGATATTTCATTCAAACAAATGGCCCATAGTGACTTTTACTGTAATTGAATCTTGCTTTAATAACCTCATAAGCTATTAGTTACATATCCATCATTTGAATATATCGATTAATTATAAAACATAGATGGATATGAAACGTCATCGGCTAAAGGGAGTTAACCATGAGTAATTCACCGGAACCTCAGTATCGTTCTATGTCTCTTTCAATACGCAGCAAGTTTATTCTAATCAACCTCACCCTATTTGTTTCTGTTTTTATCTATGCCATCTATGAGCAGTTTAGCTTAGATAAGCTAGAGTCCTTGGAACGTGCTGCGACTGAAAACCTTAGAAGCTCAGTCGATCTATTAACGTTGAGACGGCATGAGAAAGATTTTTTATCACGTCACGATCAAAAATACGCAGAACGCTTCGACAAAACGGCTAACACCTTGAATCAACGACTGGTTACTTTGAACCAAACCTTAGCCTCACTCGAGCTTGATCTGTCAGATCAAATGACAAGGATCTCTGATACGCTGAACCAATATCAAAAGCAGTTTCATCAGATTGTTGGACAAGTGAATGATATCGAACGCAAAACCATGCCTCTCGGTTTTGTTACCGCACTGGACGGTGAAAGAACCGCGTTAAAATCCGCTATCGAAGCCGAGTCAAGTTTAACGCTTGAGCTTGCGCTGTTAGAGCTGATTGAAAAAGACTTCCATTATCTCGCTCATACCAATGATCAAACTAATGTAGCATTAGCCACAGCACTTAAAGAATTTGAACCCTATTCCCAGACGTCTATTGCTACAGAGCAAGCTTATTCGAACTACAAAACCGCTGTAGAAACTCTGCTACTTGCCAATACAAGACTAGGGTTGTCAGCCGAGCTTGGTCTTCGAGGCGCGCTACGTAGCAATGTTCATCAAACGGAACAAGCCATTGACGAGGTACAAAGTGAGATAAGCCAAGCGATTACAGCGGCAAGTACACACACCAAAAATATGCTGCATCTTTTTGGCGCAGCTATCGTCGCCCTGCTTTCTCTGTTGTTAGTATTCATTGGTCGCAACATACTCGGGCGTATTAAGGCCATTAATGTGATGATGGAATCAATTGCTCATGGAGATGGTGACCTAACTGTTCGTATGAACGCAAAAGGCAACGACGAGCTCGCGCAACTTGCTCACTCGTTCGATACCTTCATCAACAAGCTGCACGGCAACATAAAAGAGCTGTCGAGTGTCATGACGGTGCTGACAGACAGCTCATGCAGCTCTGAAGAAGCGGCAATCAAAAGTATGAGTAATGCTGAAAAGCAGAAGCAACAATCTGAATCAGTAGCAACGGCAGTTAATGAATTGGTGATGACAAGTAATGAAGTGACGGCAAACATCGAAAACGCAGCGTTAAACGCTGAAAAAATCAAAGACAATGCACATCAGGCGTTGCAAGAAACCCACGCAACCAATGACAGCATTAATGTGCTAGCTGAGAACATTGCAGAATCTCAAAACCTAATTGTTCAGCTCGAAGACCAGAGTCGCGAAATCAATCAAGTTGTTACTACGATTCAAGGTATAGCGGAACAAACTAACCTACTCGCGCTAAATGCGGCTATAGAAGCTGCGCGTGCTGGTGACCATGGTCGTGGGTTTGCAGTCGTGGCGTCTGAAGTGAGAGAGCTTTCGCTAATGACCAACGATTCAACCCATCAAATTGAATCGACCATTCATGGCCTAACGTCGGGAATAGCAAAAACAGTCGCTAAGATGTCAGTAAGCTTAGAACAAACAGGGTTAGTCAAACACCAAACCAAAGACGTGGTGAATGCGATTGAAGGAATACACTTTCAAGTCGGGGAAATGTTCGACTTGAACAGCCAGATTGCCACGGCGTCTGAAGAGCAATCCATGGTATCTGCGGAGATTGACCGCAACATCACCGATATCGCGCACCTAGCGAGTGATACTCATACTGTGGTGTCAGGGTCTGTTCGTTGCAGCGAGCAAGTATCAAACGTGAGTGTGAAGCTAGAGAAGATAGTGGCGCAGTTTAAGTATTGATTAGCAATGAGTAGTTGAGATCAACTACTCGACTTATTTGATATTAAAACGATGATGTGAAAAAACCGATATAAAGATAAACAAAAGGCCTCTATCTTAATCATAAAGATAGAGGCCTTTTTAATCAGGGATACGCACTAACGTTGTATTACGTATTCATGTTTAATGCGTACTAAGCGCGTGCTTTCAAGAACTCTGCGTAAGTACCGCGGAAGTCGTTGATCTTGCCGTCTTTGATTTCAAGAACACGAGTCGCTAGAGAGTCTACGAATACGCGGTCATGAGATACGAAGAACAATGTGCCTTTGTAGTTCTCAAGAGCCAAGTTAAGCGCTTCGATAGATTCCATATCCATGTGGTTCGTTGGTTCATCCATTAGAAGGATGTTTGGCTTGTGCATCATGATCTTGCCAAGAAGCATACGACCTTGCTCACCACCAGAGATAACCTTTACAGATTTCTTGATGTCGTCTTGGCCAAATAGCATACGACCAAGGAAGCCGCGAACAACTTGCTCGTCTTCGCCTTCTTGACGCCATTGGCTCATCCAATCAAACAGGTTCATGTCTTTTTCAAAATCATGTGCGTGATCTTGAGCGTAGTAACCGATGTTTGAGTTTTCAGACCATTTGTACTCACCTTCGCGCGCTTCTAGAGCACCCGCTAGTGTGTTAAGTAGCGTTGTTTTACCTACGCCATTCTCACCGATGATAGCAACACGCTCACCAACTTCGAAAATTGCATCGAACTTGTTGTATAGGTCTTCTTCAAAACCTTGAGCCAAGTTTTCAACCACAAGTGCGTTACGGAATAGTTCTTTAGACTGTTCGAAACGGATAAATGGGTTTTGACGGCTAGACGCTTTAACTTCGTCTAGTTGAATCTTGTCGATCTGTTTAGCTCGAGACGTTGCTTGCTTCGCTTTAGATGCGTTAGCAGAGAAACGAGAAACGAACGTTTGAAGTTCAGCAATTTGTGCTTTCTTCTTCGCGTTATCAGAAAGTAGACGTTCACGAGCTTGCGTCGCTGCTGTCATGTACTCATCGTAGTTACCAGGGAACAGACGAAGTGCACCGTAATCAAGGTCAGCCATGTGTGTACAAACTGAGTTTAGGAAGTGACGGTCATGCGAAATGATGATCATTGTGCAGTTACGTTGGTTAAGCGTATCTTCCAACCACTTAATTGTATCCATATCCAGGTTGTTCGTTGGTTCGTCAAGAAGCATGATGTGCGGGTCTGCAAACAGTACTTGAGACAATAGAACACGAAGTTTCCAACCCGGTGCTACTTCGCTCATTAGACCGAAGTGCAGTGATTCTTCAATACCTACAGCAAGAAGAAGCTCACCCGCTTTCGCTTCTGCCATGTAACCGTCCATTTCAGCGAACTGAACTTCAAGATCAGCTACTTTCATGCCGTCTTCTTCGCTCATTTCAGGCAAAGAGTAAATGCGGTCACGCTCTTGCTTAATAGCCCAAAGCTCTTTGTGACCCATGATAACCGTGTCGATTACCGTGAATTCTTCGTAAGCAAATTGGTCTTGGTTTAGTTTAGCTACGCGCTCGTTTGGATCGTAGCTTACGTTACCAGCACTTGGTTCAAGTTCACCTGATAGGATCTTCATGAACGTCGATTTACCACAGCCATTCGCGCCGATTAAACCGTAACGGTTACCTTCGCCGAACTTAACTGAAATATTTTCGAAAAGTGGCTTAGCGCCGAATTGTTGAGTGATATTTGCTGTGGAGATCAATGCCTTTACCTTTTTAATGTGAAAAACGCCGCAACGGTACTTCTTCGGGGCTTTAACTTCAAGTATTGATTGCAATTACAGGCCATTAAGTGAGTGATAACCTAGCCAAATCATAATTTGAGCTGACTCACACTTTTGATTTTCTCTTTCTGTTCATAAAAACGCCACAATAAGTAAAATACAAAATAGCGAACAACCGCCGATAATGGGGTTTATATAACAGCTTAAATCCTGCCGCCAATTGAATATATCGCACGGCGCATCGTTACAACCTAACCTACTTTCAGCCTGTTTATTTACGGTACTGGCTGATGCTCAAATACTAGCCCAAACCCTGACAATTTCATGACAAAGACAAGAGAAACAGGAATAAAGTACTCGCCCCCGAGAAAGGGTTAGATTTCACAAAGCACCATTATCTAACTATAGTAATCCTAACCTCATAATTCTAAGAGACTTTTATGCGTTCACTATCGCGCTTCTTATTGTTCACTTTAGCCATGCTCTCTTGGCCTAGTCATGCCAACTTGGAATATGACTTGCAGTCACGCCCTCAGGTGTCCGACATTGCCCAAGATCTGGATCAACGCATCAATGCACTCCCCGACCCTCTGTTTATGGAGGCGGCAGATAAACGTAAGGTCAATGTTTTATTGGCTGAAGTGCTTCGAGTCCAAAACCAACAAATCGCAACCTTTGATCAACAGCTTCTGGATTATAGAAAAAACAGTGATGCGGATTTGTGGTTTGACGTTGAATCGAGCTACGTAACATTAAACAGTTTAAATGTGAGTAAGCAGCACTTACTTGAGCAGACCACTGCCGCAAACAGAGAGCGTCTAACGGGTTTTGGCCCTTATGGTGTAACGCAGTTTAAGCAAGAGTGGCGACTGACTAAGCTCAATGTCGAGTATTTGGTGTATTTTCAAACTCGTAGTTTCAAAGCGTTGATCACTGACATCTTCATTTCGCCGGTGCCCGTTATTTGGGCTTCTTTGAAAGTGCTGTTTATTTACTTTGCTTTAGTGTGGTGGTTATCAAACAGCACGCGCCTGATCGAATTGTTCCGAGTTAACTTTTTGGAAGCTAAACAAAATCCTCCTTTCTTGGTGCGTTTGATTTGGTACGTGAGCCGTGCCCATCGCGCGATAGCGTGGTTAATCGCGATTACTATTTCATTGCGCATTCTCTCAAGCATCCCGAGCTTACAACATCTGATTTTCCTAGAGATCTTTACGTGGTGGATTCTTGGTGGCTCGATAGCCATTAGCTTTATTCTGGAATTTGCGTTCCGTATTAGCCGAACTTCAAACAAAGAAGTCATTGCGCTGCGACTTTCAACGATTCGCCGTTATGTATGGAGTTTTATCGTTGCGGGTGTAATCCTTCAGATTTCAATTCGTACACTAGGAAAAGGCACGATTTACAGCTGGATCTACAGTGCGCTGTTCTTCTGGTTTGTTCTTGTGACTATCTCAGTATTGAGGCTATGGCGTGCGAAGGTGTTTGATGCGTTACATCATATTTCAGATCGCCCTGTGTGGGTTAATTGGGCGGTTAATCGCCAAGAGACCTTTATTCTCAATATTCTGGCAACCGCAATTGGTGTTGTGTGGCTAACGGTGTACACCTTCCAACATCGAATCATGGCGTTACTATCTGGTTATACCCTATTTAGCCAAGCGCTGGCTTACCTGTTCAGAATTGAAGTCGCGAAACAGTCCGACCTTGATAAAAATCAGCAGAATCTTGTAAGAATCAAAGGCGCCCAAACCTTTGAATACGTGCTGCCAGGTTCTATTGATAGTACTTTGATTGACTACGCGGGCGATGAAGTGAAACAACTCAATCGCTATCTGATGTCTGACAGCCCAGCGATTTGTATTGTGTCTGGTGAACGTGGTGTGGGCTCTACAACGCTGCTCTACACTTTGCTACATAAAGTCACCAACGCAGAGCCAATCTACGTTAGCTGCCCTTATGCCGGTTACAAAGAGCTTCTTTGCCACTTGGCTGTAAGTATCGGGCTAGAAGAAGAAGCGACAGAAATTCAGATTCTGGCTCACTTACGTAAAAGCGAAACCACTTATCTGATCGCGATCGACAACGCGCAACGACTTGTTAAACCTATGGTGGGCGGTCTATCGGATTTGATTCGCTTAACCAACTTACTGCGCCGATCTAAAAAGAATCACCGTGTGGTAATGTCGATTGCTAAATCAAGTTGGCGATTTGTGGATAGAGCTCGTGGCGAGCGTCTGCTGTTTGATTTCGTGTGTTTCTTACCTCGTTGGACTGAGAAGCAAATCGGTGAACTACTGACAAGCCGCATCAATACCGAGTTAGAAAAGCCGTTGTCGTTTGATGGATTGGTGGTTCCTAAACAATGGGATCAAGATGAGATGACAGAAGAAGAACGTGCGCGCCAAGGCTTCTATCGAATTCTATGGCATTACTCTGATGGTAACCCAACAGTGGCTCTGCGCTTCTTCCGTTTATCTCTTAATAGAAACAAAGACACCGACCAAGCTGTTGTTAGGCTTTTCCATGTGCCTGAAGCGCAAGAGTTAGAGAATATGCCTAAACCCATGTTGGCCGTGCTTCGCTCGATTGTTCAGCTCGAGATAGCCTCTCCTGAAGTTTTGTCTGACTGTACTCAGCTGAGTATTGCGGAGATTACGGGGATTCTGCGTTACTTCGAAAGTCGAGGTTACATTGGTTGGAGTGAAGAGAAGGCAAAGATTTCTGATCACTGGTTCCGCCACATTACGAACGTTCTCGACCGTCAACATCTCTTGGTGAAGTAAAATGAAGAAATTATTTGTCCTATTATTTGTTGGCTTAACGACTTCTGTGAGTTTTCCGACCTTCGCGACGGAAGAGTTGGCCAATGTAGAAAACATCTCGAAGATTGCGAGCTTAGTACGATGGAGTGGCGTATTTTTCTCCGCTATCGTCATTGCCGCAATGTGGTTGCTGCTTAAGTTCATCAATTCAATGGTAACCAGTTTCGGTAGTCAATTCGTCCAATATCGAATGCTGCTGCAAAAGCTTCAGTCGTTTATGCAGTTCTTCATCTATGTGAGTACGGGCCTGATCGTGTTTATGATGAGTTTCCGTATCAACGACCAAATACTGGCTCTGATTGGCGGTACCCTCGCCGTATCTGTTGGCTTTGCGCTTAAAGACTTGGCGGCTTCTTTCATCGCGGGTATCACCGTGATGATCGATAGACCTTTCCAAGTTGGTGACCGCGTCACGTTCGAAGGTAACTACGGCGACATTATCACTATCGGTTTACGTTCAGTGCGTATGAGAACGCTGAACGATGACATCATTACCATCCCGAACAACAAGTTCTTAAATGAAGTGACGACGAGCGGTAACTATGGTGCATTGGATATGCAGGTCGTGATCCCGTTTTACGTAGGAATGGATGAAGACATCACCCTAGCCCGTGACTTGATTCAAGAAGCCGCTTCTTCAAGCCGTTACATCCATTTGCCGAAGCCAGTTACTGTTCTGGTTAAACAAACCATTACCGACAACTATCTAGCAATACAACTTACCTGTAAGGCTTATGTGGTCGATACGGCGTATGAGAAATTGTTTGAAACTGATATTACCCTTCGAGTGATGAAAGAGTTTAAGAAACACAACATCAACCCACCGAAGATTTCAGTGACGGCACATTAACAAGATTGCTAGCTCTCCTATTGTTGGGTTATAAATAGGAGAGCTGGCAATCCAGTCATCTACAAACGAAAACACCTCCGAACCTATCTCAAGTACGGAGGTGTTTTTTTATGAGCTATGGGCGTATATTTTGCTCGGCAAAAACCTAGGTTGGGCTTAAACCTTAAAGTACTTCAACTGATCAGTAAGGTGCTCTGTGGTGTTGGCCATTTTCTGGCTGTCTTCTGCCAGTGACTGCGAAGCTTGCAGTACTTCGTTAGCCGCCAGGTGAATCCCAGTGACACTTTCACTCATTTCGGTTGCTACCGTGCTCTGTTGCTCCGAGGCTGCTGCAATTTGAGCCACCATGTCGTTGGCGTTGTGCAGCTCATTCACAATCACATCCAGTTGTTGGCGCGTTTCATTAGAGGCGACAACACTGTGATCCACTTTCTCGTTACTGCTTTGCATTGCTTTAAAGGTACGCTCGGCTTGCTGAGTGAGTTTCTCAATCGTCGCTTGAACTTCATTAGTCGAATTCTGAGTACGACTAGCTAGGTTACGAACTTCGTCTGCTACAACCGCGAACCCTCTTCCTTGCTCACCAGCACGTGCAGCTTCAATCGCCGCGTTAAGGGCTAATAAGTTAGTTTGTTCTGATACATCACGGATCACGCTGACCACTTGGCTTATCTCGCTAACACCGGATTGTAGGTCTCTTACCAATTCGTTAGCCGTAGAGATGTTCTCTGAAACTTGAGAGATGGTTTTAGATGTGACCTGCATGTTCTCATCGTTTTGGTTGGCATGATCGACGACTTTATTGGTGCTTGCGGCAGTGTTCTCTGCATTAACCGCGACATCTGAAATGGTGGCGCTCATTTCTGTCATCGCAGTAGACAATAATTCAAGCTGAGCATGTTGTGAGTTGACACTGGTCGCCGCCTCTTCACTCGCTTGAGCAATGTGACTTGCCATATTGCTCGATAGATCCGCAGATTCGTTGGCGACACGTAGCGTGCTTTGCAGCTTATCAAGCATAGTGTCGATCTGTTGGCTCATATCACCCAGCTCATCTTTGCGCGTCATGTTCATACGTACACGAAGGTCGCCATCGGCAATCTTATG encodes the following:
- a CDS encoding HvfC/BufC family peptide modification chaperone, whose product is MHNPPSMMMTQTEALTALIRSPLEDNSLCRYSEFIRDNVFSVLNNTFPLFCQQVDQDQLLMLVDEFVVVHYASEPEFHHIATEFVSFIQRRTQPIDNSSLIAGYELTSDQLAVLEYEWCAFGVEIDSTKQASRLGRADELLGEEEHQKLRVLLNETMKLVQVPFLVHGESLTFLTQRRHPVYYAIYRDSGQRVNTLKLREIDVAIIQMIQLQPNQTLANIKEKIAQQLARFEFINWVEHFTAVELLCVHSLGEK
- the cydB gene encoding cytochrome d ubiquinol oxidase subunit II — encoded protein: MFDYENLRLFTWAIIGVLLIGFIITDGFDMGVAALLPVLGKSEVDRRVMINSIAPHWDGNQVWLVTAGGAILAIWPAVYAAAFSGFYLAMILVLATLWLRPLGMEYRAKIDNPKWKKACDTALIVSGSIPPVIFGVGFGNLLIGVPFEFNELLMMTYHGGFWDLLTPFPILCGLVSLAMVITQGAAFLQMKTTGDLKLRAQRVIVCMAFVSAGLFAAGGLFAYTLPGYLITSPIVTDAVSNPLLKHVVKFDDLLLHNYETHPLLWVIPALGVIGMLGCVLMTRLNRAGFAFVSSSLSLACIVLTAGVALFPMIMPSSLIPSHSLTLWDGTSSQLTLSIISVVAVIVVPIILGYTTWCYYKMFGRIDSQYIHDNSSSLY
- a CDS encoding methyl-accepting chemotaxis protein gives rise to the protein MSNSPEPQYRSMSLSIRSKFILINLTLFVSVFIYAIYEQFSLDKLESLERAATENLRSSVDLLTLRRHEKDFLSRHDQKYAERFDKTANTLNQRLVTLNQTLASLELDLSDQMTRISDTLNQYQKQFHQIVGQVNDIERKTMPLGFVTALDGERTALKSAIEAESSLTLELALLELIEKDFHYLAHTNDQTNVALATALKEFEPYSQTSIATEQAYSNYKTAVETLLLANTRLGLSAELGLRGALRSNVHQTEQAIDEVQSEISQAITAASTHTKNMLHLFGAAIVALLSLLLVFIGRNILGRIKAINVMMESIAHGDGDLTVRMNAKGNDELAQLAHSFDTFINKLHGNIKELSSVMTVLTDSSCSSEEAAIKSMSNAEKQKQQSESVATAVNELVMTSNEVTANIENAALNAEKIKDNAHQALQETHATNDSINVLAENIAESQNLIVQLEDQSREINQVVTTIQGIAEQTNLLALNAAIEAARAGDHGRGFAVVASEVRELSLMTNDSTHQIESTIHGLTSGIAKTVAKMSVSLEQTGLVKHQTKDVVNAIEGIHFQVGEMFDLNSQIATASEEQSMVSAEIDRNITDIAHLASDTHTVVSGSVRCSEQVSNVSVKLEKIVAQFKY
- a CDS encoding cytochrome ubiquinol oxidase subunit I codes for the protein MLTDVVDLSRFQFASTALYHFIFVPLTIGLSVLLAVMESLYVMTNKTIYKDMTKFWGKLFGINFAIGVATGLTMEFQFGTNWAYYSHYVGDIFGAPLAIEALVAFFLESTLVGMFFFGWDKLSKRQHLSVTWLTALGSNFSGLWILMANGWMQNPVGAEFNFQTMRMEMTDFIEVIFNPVTQVKFVHTVAAGYTTGALFIMGISAYYMLKGRDLPFARRSFAVASAFGMAAIVSTVMLGDESGYELGDVQQVKLAAIEAEWHTEEAPASFTLFGFPNQETMETDYAIKIPYVMGIIATRSLDTPVIGIHDLLAKNEERVRNGILAYGLLEKLRSGDKSQQNIDEFETVKHDLGYGLLVKKYSDTVVDATEQQIKQAAKDTIPTVAPLFWSFRLMVVCGVLIFAIIGLSFVQICRRKIGTSRWLLKATVCAIPLPWIACEAGWFVAEYGRQPWAIGEILPVNMAASNLPASSLWISIGLVYVLYTFFLIVEMFLMVKFAKLGPSALKTGRYHHEQSNNELASSETKNRQNQLDKSIDLH
- the cydX gene encoding cytochrome bd-I oxidase subunit CydX, encoding MWYLCWVLGVLLASAFGIINALWLEHTDFLDPKD
- a CDS encoding HvfX family Cu-binding RiPP maturation protein gives rise to the protein MIKSALNWFDSIFEKCKKFDYLVLLSVRLYLIPVIFVGARSKVLGFAGTVAWFGASTADGGLNLPFPELLAFLAAATEVLGCICIALGLFTRVISIPMIFMMSVASAMVHWKHGWDAIATGGMESTIRLNGFIEWLSVNFPGRYNYITELGDPVMLNNGMEFAGTYFVMLLVLLVYGGGRYVSVDYWLRKRFANKQTKALRW